In the genome of Aedes aegypti strain LVP_AGWG chromosome 2, AaegL5.0 Primary Assembly, whole genome shotgun sequence, the window GTGCTTTTGGACTGATTCGACCATAACGTTGGACTGGATCTCGGCTCTGCCATCAACCTGGAAGACTTCGTCGGCAACAGGGTCGCAGAAATTCAGGCGTTGACTGCTTCCGCCTCTGGGAATCACGTACCTTCCGACGATAATCCCGCTGACCTGTTGTCAAGAAAAACCAGCCTAGAGAACCTTGTCGAGAACAGTCTATGGTGGAATGGACCCGGCTGGATCAGATCATTGAATGAACCGTGGCCGACAAAATACATTTCACGAAAACAGAATCCTGGCGATCTAGAACTACGAAAAGTTGCTGCGCTGCCTGTATTCACGAATCCAGTAGACATTATTGATCGCTATTCACCACAGAAGTTGATCGTGCGCTACTACGATTGATTAATCGTGTGCAAGAAGAAGTTTTTGGTCCAGAAATGATGCAACTCGCTCGAAACGAAGCCGTAAATCCAAATCACGTTTCCTGCATCCACAACTGGTTGACGGCTTGATACGAGCTGGCGGCCGGCATCACTATTCCGGCTGCAATGTCGACAAGCACCCCGTGGTACTTCCTGCACTGCATCGGCTCACCAGATCGATCGTTTCCCTGGTGTATCTTAAAACGCGCACGGTGGTTCAACTCTTCTTATGTTGTGACTGCGTCATTGCTTATGGCCGCTGAAAGGTAGGAATCTAACCAGCACAATGGGCAATTTCCCATCAGTACGAGTAACCAGAGGCTTCCCCTTTGAGAACGTTGGGGTCGATTTTGCCGGTCCTATCTTCCTTCGCGCGGCCAATAGAAGAGCGGCTTCTGCATAGGCGTACGTTGCTGTCTATGTGTGCCTCGCTGTTGAGGCAGTGCACCTTGAACTTGTCCCCAACTTGACCTCAGAAGCGTTCATGGCAAGCCTAACCACATTTACTGTGACTATGGTCGTAATTTTGTGGGAGCTCAACGCTAAACTATTCGTTTTCCAACAGCATAAAGATAtcatacactcttaaaaataatgaaaattactctggacgtaattctggttatgactgaatgacacatgatgtaagtgatggaacgacacaaaaacgtgtccttgaagatgtattgaacaaaaaatgtaattttacatgttaaaggacacgaaaatgatggaactgtgatcgacgTTTCCCGAATCAGTCACTAATGTATTTGAAATTGGACACAAActcacgtcattcggctcgcttcttttatgtgcatcccaaaagacgtaaatcacattattttttggtactgtgtaaaTCGTGAGTGCGTTACAAGCAACATTGCTTCCAGATCGCCATCGCTTGAGAGGATCTGGGAAGCGGCGgtaaaatcaatgaaattttatttctgCCGAATCATGGGAAACGCTATGCTAACTGAGACTGAATTCAGAACAGCACTCGTACAAGTCGAGGCCGCATTGAACTCAAGGCCTTTAACTAGCTTATCGGAGGACTCGCTAGACTTGCAGCCCTTGACTTCCGGGCATTTTCTAGTGCGAAGACCGCTGAACGCCATCCCGGAACCCAACTAGCGAGATGTTCCAGAGAATCACTTGTTCCACTGGCAACGCGTTCAGAAACTGAGCCAGCAGTTTTGGCGACGTTGGCAGAATGACCTGAGCACTCTTCACAATCACTTCCGCTGTTCGAACTGTACGGCCAACCTGGTCCGTGGTGCCATCGTCCTCCTTCGGGATTGAAATCTGCCGCCTCAGAAATGGTCAGTTGGAAGAAGAGTAGATGTTCATCCGGAAACCGATGGACTTGTTCGTGTAGCTTCAGTTCGGACCAGTTCCGGAATTACGAAGAGAGGTTTTGAcacaacctgggagggagaaaccaatacaaaatttctgtacgtcatagtgagccgggattccgctgtcacgaactgtcactgtgagcccagatctcaaacattggactaacatggaaaaagcgcgtaactaattgaaacacattttcgcatttcatcaaaagtgacaaaaattgaatgaaaatcaattcatgcacataatgcaagtagcggactttggggcaagtgtgccataggggcaagtgtgccacccctgctttttataaaaactacaatatatattttttctttgagcttaacaatatgttcccttatagttcataATACAATGATTAAAATATGATGaacattgctctatttttcacgtatttacatcgacttttgcaaagacaaccaaatttgagtggatttttataagatttcattgtttctaaatagcatggtgtgGAAcgattcaaatgtgtaagttattatGGCATTAGAACCAAAAAAGTATTTCGTTTTGCATacaaaatccagtttggttgaaatgtatacttattggggcaagagtgccacctatttggtaaacaaaaattgttggagtgaaatttataaaaatgtaaacatcatcaacaatatcataataataatcaaaaatgaggcaccagtagtagtttctgaagtatagtaggggaataactgacatttttgccctcctaaatgatttttttctcaaaatattcaataataacatgttttttggcttattaagtaccgttttacatatctacatcaatattttaccgttatttagtgctgatctagtttaaTATTAAACATATTCGTCGTAATATAAAACcaatacatatattgtattgaatggagacaaaaataaccattttagttactcgaattgagtaatagggagTTACGCATGTTATAAAGCttccccttattacggtaaacttaaaattatttgttaaattatcgattagcgtctgctttggTAATAATATTAatgggaaataaataaaattttattacaagtaaaattacatgcgatgtttatttggtggccgtcttgccccatattggtggcacacttgccccatagtgtcgaaaaattggttattttggatggtatttgagaagctccaaaactaatactttttgaaattattttctttttaaatagcACAGTGGtcatgaaaagatgtgaaactaacatcatgaggctaaattggtgaattttataagctttaggcatagttagagaacaatttgcttaaggtggcacacttgccccaaattccgctaatgagggattccacggaggcatgcaagtcgattctgatcgaccatttcaaaaatatctgaaactttgcacagtttttcagttccatctaaatcgtcattttccgatatcaaatcttcaagttgagtcacgactaacttttcaaaagggtgtatgtgaaaatggttcaaaaatattcaaaaatctgcacagcaaaaatggttcgttcgattgttagacaattaaagaaacaaagttagacaactaaataaagattccaaaaaaaatacacacagaaaaaaaaatattttttttgcattaaaaaacatcatttttgtcacaaaaactcaaatatctcaaaaccctatcggaataccaacgtaattttttgagggaaaacggtccattatattagctatctaccataaaaatttggtgatggtaagccaataaacaaaaaagttatgacatttcaaatatttcgcaaatttgacacttagtgaaattttttttttattttttcattgttaattttatttaggaccgcagtttgttgctgaattttttgttaagggtaccacatgaggttaacaagttgttttcatgatattttatttaattattcataactattatagcatctattagaaagttagacgcgatccagtgttgtgatctaaagtcttgatagtgtcatattttttattgtacgtaactgaagaaaaattctctcaatagtattgaaaccttttgataaaagaaacctataagaaatctaatattgaagacaaaagctacaaaaaagttttctatacaggtatacgactagtttacctgcaaaaagtttacctcgtagagaacaaggcgggtctatacccaggtgatctagtatacgtaaagcaggtctgttttctcggcgctggttttctccacaaagttaaaatctgattacacctgggtatagaccagCCGTGGTAGAGAATatactttgttaatcatatttgggagaaagcgagtaacttcaacaacatcaaaaacatgataggtacataccatgaacatactcacgaaaaagctaaaaatatactaccactatggttataaaagatttaattgtaaaatttttcttcagtgaagcaaacgacaccaaactagtcagtaaaaactttaaagtgattttgtttattaaaatctaacgagcaacatgagcagtcgctttctcaactgttgcaggccgtttgcagaaaaaaagtgttcgaaagagctacgaaatctcaccgaaagcaccatagataagctgaaagcggctggttatgctccaatgtctacattgaatacaaatttacgcatttgtacgtcctgccgtttaaacgttgacaaacgggcaatctgaacatcatcggtggatcaggttgcaggaagttcgaaaacaacaacaactgaggaattactagatgcaccgacaacaactgaggagttaccagaagtaccaagtgcagatagtcttgccactgtaccatcagcgacatctgtttcaacaaatcaatcagaagatgagtgcatccagaaggtcaacatcgaacgcttcaacgaagggatagctggaataaaagtgactccgattaaatggacgaagatgggttacgtcaattatcccgagaaaaaataccgtgaaatcaacgaagctgtacgaagaaacctcttcaaattaggacctgaggatgtggaaaatacagactacgatgaggtaattatgaatatgaaggaaaggttctcgaatctagccacgacaaggaaagaaaaattattgattttgtcgatgctgccaagctcgtggtctattcaagacgccattgatgagttcaaaaccaatagaaatacagcaaaagaggcaaaacaattcaaaaataactgtcttgcaaccaaaaatgctaggtcgagtacttcattaacagatgagacaaaagaaaaaataattcaatattttgaagacgatgaagtaagtagagctatgcctggccaaaaagattatatatctgtaaaaaaagatggaaagcgtcaagcaatccaaaagcgattaatgatgactactttgaaagaagcgtatacacgcttcaaggaaattaacgaaaatattaaggtaggtttttcctcatttgcaagccttcgtccaaggcaatgcaagcttatatccaattcaggaacacataatgtttgtgtgtgcacaacacacgaaaatattaacctaatcttacatagtatgaaaagaatcaatttatcaaaggatattaaaattttaactggtagtcttttgtgtgaaaatacaacatcaaattgctatctacgatcttgttcggattgtccagattcttcatcattggaaaatactttattcgctgagtttgaagaaaattatattgatcagttatcatttgagcaatgggtgaccacggataggtgtgacctagaaactactgtaaaacctgtagatgagtttgtgtcatttttttgcttgaaattagaaagtttaattcctcacgactttattaaaacagagcaatcccgctttttaaaaaatacgaaaaatacattacaagatggtgaatttttagtcatttgtgatttttctgaaaactatagctttgtattgcaagatgaagtgcagtcccatcactggaacgtacaacaagctacaattcatccattcgttatttatttcaatggaagtacgcaaattgaacattttagttttattgtaatttccgaagatttaagacacgactcagtatctgtgaatttgttcattgccaaaatgattaactttttacgcgttgataaggataaagaaatcagaaagatatatttcatgtctgatggagcagcatcgcagtacaaaaaccgtaagaatttttcgagcctatgttaatttaaatcaaagtacggaattgatgcagaatggcatttctttgctacgtcacatggcaaaggtccttgtgatgctattggaggaaccataaagcgcatggccacaagagcaagtttagccaaagaacgtgagcatccaattaaaactgcaaaagaactatttgattgggcgaatcgcagaaaagaagaagatttaacaaaattatcattttgttttactactactgaagagtacgaattaacggcatcagagctcagcgagcaatataataacgcgaaaacgatccaaggaacccaaaaatttcactgtttcattccattgtcagaaaataaaattaaagcaaaactatactcgaactgtactgataatgatgcaaaagtgttcgatattgtaaaaaaattgaataacaataaataaataaataagtattaataaaatgttttcatgatctcataacgcatacccaaatccaaaacttttaaagtttatatataacatttagaaactcatcgatcatactctaaaaaaaaatatcctggtaaaaaaaatttttaatttcgtgtaatctgttaattcattttaatttatacatatatacatatacatataatattgagtagtgtgtgattctttgaccgtgacgcttgctcctgcgggggcgggtgaagcggtcaagcaggattaaaCGTGTTAGGCGCGCAGTGCAGTTGGGGGGGAGaagagtggcgtgattcgcgggcttatttagtagtgtgtgatcctttgaccgcgacgcttgctcctgccggGGCAGGTGATGCGGTCAGAATCGATCATGTTACGCGTGTAGTGTAGTGAAAGTGTGTAGTATTTTGCGGTAAGCACAGTGCTGCGACGGGAGAAACAGCGTTACATCCTGGTAAATtcattctttattattatttactcacctattacgctatgaaactaaatacgtgccagggtcgaaaatttaattttcgattcgggaagtgtaaaaacattttagatatccatttgatatctgggtgtttttatgcggggcttactgtatatgaaaatgacctcagaatgtgtgtgtatttactgccattcttgaaatgggtcgttggaatttcagtagagctatcacctttcatctcctgggctaaaattgtctgcagatataaagatatcgaagggtatcaataaatacatgcatacaattttcttccataaaagcactgccggtcagtgggaggtggattgtatacacacacacacacacacacacacacacacatacatatacatataatatttatacatatacataatatttatacatataatatacataatactaatgaatacatgaaaacgacttgtttaattcacgcaaggcccttaacaataaaatcagcaacaaactgcggttcccgtaataatttacaccgaaaaaattttttttttctactaaatgttaaaattgtgacatgtttgaaatgtcataacttttttgtttattggtttaccatcacccaatttttatggtagatagctaatataatggaccgttttccctcaaaaaattacgttggtattccgatagggttttgagatatttgagtttttgtgtcaaaaatgatgttttttaaagcATGTGATAATTTCCGTCAGTAGtcagaaatttggaaaattctttttaaaaaccccaaaaaataagtttcgGCCAGCCTGCAACTCAAAATTTCCAGTTATGCGTGAAATCGTTACTCTTCATCTTGGACAATGTGGCAACAAAATCGCCCAGACATTCTGGGAAACTATCTGCGAGGAGCACTGCCTAAACGAGCGCGGCCAGTTTATAGGGAAACACTTTCTGCCACTTCAACGGATCAACGTGTACTTTGAGGAAGCTCCCTGCTGCAATTTAGTACCAAGGGCAATCTTCGCCGATCTGGAGCCGGGTGCGATGGTCGGTTTGAAATGCAGCCGCTTCGAGCAGCTCTTTTCCCCGGAAAGTATGGTCAACGGGATGCTAGGAGCTGGGAACAATTGGGCCCGAGGCTACCACACGGAAGGCGCCGAAATGTTGGACAGGATCATGAATGTGGCCCGAAAAATGGTGGAAGGTTGTGATTGTTCCCAGGGGTTCCAAATGGTGCATTCGATTGGCGGTGGAACCGGATCCGGATTGGGAACATTGATGATGGAGAATCTGAAGGATGAATATGGATgagtataatttttaatttctttatttctataattttacggtaagatactttaataacactatatatgatatatt includes:
- the LOC110676253 gene encoding tubulin beta-2 chain-like, producing the protein MREIVTLHLGQCGNKIAQTFWETICEEHCLNERGQFIGKHFLPLQRINVYFEEAPCCNLVPRAIFADLEPGAMVGLKCSRFEQLFSPESMVNGMLGAGNNWARGYHTEGAEMLDRIMNVARKMVEGCDCSQGFQMVHSIGGGTGSGLGTLMMENLKDEYG